The Takifugu flavidus isolate HTHZ2018 chromosome 17, ASM371156v2, whole genome shotgun sequence genome contains a region encoding:
- the lipib gene encoding lipase member H isoform X2, whose translation MRCRKLLALLGLLVLCEGQDQSGSGGSCDNFTDLDLSHCFLGTSLYVRLLLYTRSNLDCGRELRHQRLSEQPLFNASRPTAFVIHGYRPTGAPPIWIDHIVHLLAKQDDMNVIVVDWNKGAANLNYFTAVTYTRQAAHNLTGFILAMQEEGASLSSVHLIGVSLGAHLAGFVGANLKGKIGRITGLDPAGPMFTSATADQRLDPSDAMFVDVLHTDMNSFGLRGAHGHIDFYANGGVDQPGCPKTIFAGKSYFVCDHQRSVFLYLCALNRTCSLTGYPCSSYSSFLEGQCLQCEAFRPASCPVLGYDLSRWRDTLLKLGQTRVFFSTTATLPYRKLSYRVDMVTWNQYLRWGVVYIRLHSGRMSTEAQIDQKLLRFEQYTSTRLLAQFDEDLPQIQKISMRISTGNVIGPRYKIRLLRIRFTPLDRPERSLMCRFDVIMEENVEVAFRPSLCDSHL comes from the exons ATGAGGTGCCGTAAACTCCTGGCTCTGCTCGGACTCCTCGTGCTCTGTGAAG GTCAGGACCAGAGCGGGTCGGGGGGGTCATGTGATAACTTCACGGACCTCGACCTTTCTCACTGCTTCCTCGGAACCAGCCTGTACGTCCGGCTGCTGCTCTACACCCGCTCCAACCTGGACTGTGGCCGTGAGCTCAGGCACCAGCGCCTGTCTGAGCAGCCGCTCTTCAACGCCTCCCGTCCCACCGCCTTCGTCATCCACGGCTACAGGCCCACCGGAGCGCCCCCCATCTGGATAGACCACATCGTCCACCTGCTGGCCAAGCAGGACGACATGAACGTCATCGTGGTGGACTGGAACAAGGGCGCCGCCAACCTCAACTACTTCACCGCCGTCACCTACACCAGACAGGCCGCCCACAACCTGACTGGTTTCATCCTCGCGATGCAG gaggagggggcgtcGCTGAGCTCGGTCCACCTCATCGGCGTCAGTCTGGGGGCTCACCTGGCTGGATTCGTGGGAGCAAACCTGAAGGGGAAGATTGGCCGTATTACAG GTCTGGACCCAGCCGGGCCCATGTTCACCAGCGCCACAGCGGACCAGAGGCTGGACCCCTCGGACGCCATGTTTGTGGACGTGCTTCACACTGACATGAACT CATTCGGGCTGAGAGGAGCTCATGGTCACATCGACTTTTATGCCAACGGTGGCGTCGACCAACCCGGGTGTCCGAAAACCATCTTTGCAG GTAAATCGTATTTCGTGTGTGACCACCAGCGCTCCGTCTTTCTCTACCTGTGCGCTCTGAACCGAACCTGCAGCCTCACGGGCTACCCCTGCTCCTCCtacagcagcttcctggaggGGCAGTGCCTGCAGTGCGAGGCCTTCCGACCCGCTTCCTGCCCCGTGCTGG GTTACGATCTGAGCCGGTGGAGGGACACGCTGCTGAAGCTTGGACAGACCAGAGTCTTCTTCAGCACCACGGCGACGCTGCCCTACAGGA AGCTGAGTTATCGGGTGGACATGGTGACCTGGAACCAGTACCTCCGCTGGGGGGTCGTCTACATCCGCCTACACAGCGGCAGAATGTCCACTGAGGCCCAAATAGACCA GAAGCTCCTGCGCTTCGAGCAGTACACCTCCACCCGCCTGCTGGCCCAGTTTGACGAGGACCTGCCCCAAATCCAGAAGATCTCCATGCGGATCAGCACCGGCAACGTGATCGGACCTCGCTACAAGATCCGGCTGCTGCGGATACGCTTCACTCCGCTGGACCGTCCAGAGAG gtcttTGATGTGTCGCTTTGATGTCATCATGGAGGAGAACGTGGAGGTGGCGTTTCGACCTTCGCTCTGCGactctcacctttga
- the lipib gene encoding lipase member H isoform X1: protein MRCRKLLALLGLLVLCEGQDQSGSGGSCDNFTDLDLSHCFLGTSLYVRLLLYTRSNLDCGRELRHQRLSEQPLFNASRPTAFVIHGYRPTGAPPIWIDHIVHLLAKQDDMNVIVVDWNKGAANLNYFTAVTYTRQAAHNLTGFILAMQEEGASLSSVHLIGVSLGAHLAGFVGANLKGKIGRITGLDPAGPMFTSATADQRLDPSDAMFVDVLHTDMNSFGLRGAHGHIDFYANGGVDQPGCPKTIFAGKSYFVCDHQRSVFLYLCALNRTCSLTGYPCSSYSSFLEGQCLQCEAFRPASCPVLGRWRHKPRSDVADGGLTTCVMSPAGYDLSRWRDTLLKLGQTRVFFSTTATLPYRKLSYRVDMVTWNQYLRWGVVYIRLHSGRMSTEAQIDQKLLRFEQYTSTRLLAQFDEDLPQIQKISMRISTGNVIGPRYKIRLLRIRFTPLDRPERSLMCRFDVIMEENVEVAFRPSLCDSHL from the exons ATGAGGTGCCGTAAACTCCTGGCTCTGCTCGGACTCCTCGTGCTCTGTGAAG GTCAGGACCAGAGCGGGTCGGGGGGGTCATGTGATAACTTCACGGACCTCGACCTTTCTCACTGCTTCCTCGGAACCAGCCTGTACGTCCGGCTGCTGCTCTACACCCGCTCCAACCTGGACTGTGGCCGTGAGCTCAGGCACCAGCGCCTGTCTGAGCAGCCGCTCTTCAACGCCTCCCGTCCCACCGCCTTCGTCATCCACGGCTACAGGCCCACCGGAGCGCCCCCCATCTGGATAGACCACATCGTCCACCTGCTGGCCAAGCAGGACGACATGAACGTCATCGTGGTGGACTGGAACAAGGGCGCCGCCAACCTCAACTACTTCACCGCCGTCACCTACACCAGACAGGCCGCCCACAACCTGACTGGTTTCATCCTCGCGATGCAG gaggagggggcgtcGCTGAGCTCGGTCCACCTCATCGGCGTCAGTCTGGGGGCTCACCTGGCTGGATTCGTGGGAGCAAACCTGAAGGGGAAGATTGGCCGTATTACAG GTCTGGACCCAGCCGGGCCCATGTTCACCAGCGCCACAGCGGACCAGAGGCTGGACCCCTCGGACGCCATGTTTGTGGACGTGCTTCACACTGACATGAACT CATTCGGGCTGAGAGGAGCTCATGGTCACATCGACTTTTATGCCAACGGTGGCGTCGACCAACCCGGGTGTCCGAAAACCATCTTTGCAG GTAAATCGTATTTCGTGTGTGACCACCAGCGCTCCGTCTTTCTCTACCTGTGCGCTCTGAACCGAACCTGCAGCCTCACGGGCTACCCCTGCTCCTCCtacagcagcttcctggaggGGCAGTGCCTGCAGTGCGAGGCCTTCCGACCCGCTTCCTGCCCCGTGCTGGGTAGGTGGCGCCACAAGCCCCGGTCTGACGTTGCTGATGGAGGTCTGACCACCTGCGTGATGTCACCTGCAGGTTACGATCTGAGCCGGTGGAGGGACACGCTGCTGAAGCTTGGACAGACCAGAGTCTTCTTCAGCACCACGGCGACGCTGCCCTACAGGA AGCTGAGTTATCGGGTGGACATGGTGACCTGGAACCAGTACCTCCGCTGGGGGGTCGTCTACATCCGCCTACACAGCGGCAGAATGTCCACTGAGGCCCAAATAGACCA GAAGCTCCTGCGCTTCGAGCAGTACACCTCCACCCGCCTGCTGGCCCAGTTTGACGAGGACCTGCCCCAAATCCAGAAGATCTCCATGCGGATCAGCACCGGCAACGTGATCGGACCTCGCTACAAGATCCGGCTGCTGCGGATACGCTTCACTCCGCTGGACCGTCCAGAGAG gtcttTGATGTGTCGCTTTGATGTCATCATGGAGGAGAACGTGGAGGTGGCGTTTCGACCTTCGCTCTGCGactctcacctttga